From Etheostoma spectabile isolate EspeVRDwgs_2016 chromosome 19, UIUC_Espe_1.0, whole genome shotgun sequence, the proteins below share one genomic window:
- the dhrs4 gene encoding dehydrogenase/reductase SDR family member 4, with the protein MLRSVFRCIRTNPVAGQRSMSQSSLAGKVAIVTASTDGIGLAAAQALGKRGAHVVVSSRRQANVDKAVALLQSQSIQVTGTTCNVGKGEEREKLVQMTLDQCGGIDILVSNAAVNPFFGNIMDSTEDVWDKILSVNVKSAFLMTKLVVPHMEKRGGGNVVFVSSVAGYQPMQALGPYSVSKTALLGLTRVLAPELAHSNIRVNCVAPGVIKTRFSSALWGNEDIMDEFKRQLSIKRVGEPEEVGGVIAFLCTEEASYITGETITVTGGIGCRL; encoded by the exons ATGTTGAGGAGTGTATTCAGGTGCATTAGGACAAATCCTGTTGCTGGCCAAAGGAGTATGTCTCAAAGTAGCCTTGCTGGAAAGGTAGCCATAGTCACTGCCTCTACAGATGG AATTGGTTTAGCTGCAGCTCAGGCTCTGGGAAAGAGAGGAGCCCATGTGGTGGTGAGCAGCCGGCGGCAGGCCAACGTGGACAAGGCTGTGGCCCTGCTGCAGAGCCAGAGCATCCAAGTGACCGGGACCACCTGTAATGTTGGcaaaggagaagaaagagaaaaactggTTCAAATG ACTCTGGATCAGTGTGGAGGCATTGATATCCTGGTATCCAACGCAGCAGTTAACCCCTTCTTTGGAAACATCATGGACTCCACAGAGGACGTCTGGGACAAG ATCCTGTCTGTAAATGTGAAATCGGCCTTCCTCATGACGAAGTTGGTGGTGCCCCATATGGAGAAGAGGGG AGGGGGGAATGTAGTATTTGTGTCATCTGTGGCTGGATACCAACCAATGCAG GCCCTGGGTCCTTACAGTGTGAGTAAGACAGCACTGCTGGGTCTGACCCGGGTGCTGGCTCCTGAGCTGGCCCACAGTAACATAAGGGTCAACTGTGTGGCCCCTGGAGTCATCAAGACCCGCTTCAGCTCTGCG TTATGGGGAAATGAAGACATCATGGACGAGTTTAAAAGGCAGCTCAGCATTAAAAG AGTCGGAGAGCCAGAGGAAGTGGGTGGGGTGATTGCCTTCTTGTGCACTGAGGAGGCTTCCTACATCACCGGAGAGACCATCACAGTGACTGGAGGGATAGGCTGTCGACTGTGA
- the cideb gene encoding lipid transferase CIDEB has product MSMDTTSSFIKSVTKRVWSPPQRPFRVCCHNRETRKGITAGTLEELRERVCQALLLSLSAVSLSLVCEEDGTEVDSDEFLMTLPDNTMLMALEPGQTWRPQPGAVVYKSQDHDKPRTGKDIARVTFDLYRMSPKDVFGSLSVKATFQGLYSVSANFQCLGPKKVLREALRVASTLLHAAGHLLIASASMIRRIIEGAELWQPQRTEYTASWN; this is encoded by the exons ATGAGCATGGATACAACATCTTCATTTATCAA ATCTGTGACCAAGAGAGTGTGGTCTCCACCACAGCGTCCCTTCAGAGTGTGCTGTCACAACAGGGAGACCAGGAAGGGCATCACAGCCGGGACCCTGGAGGAgctgagagagagg GTATGCCAGGCTTTGCTGCTGTCCCTGTCTgcagtgtctctgtctctggttTGTGAGGAGGACGGTACAGAGGTAGACTCCGATGAGTTCCTAATGACCCTGCCTGACAACACCATGCTCATGGCTCTGGAGCCTGGACAGACATGGAGACCACAACCG GGTGCAGTTGTGTACAAATCTCAAGACCACGACAAGCCTCGGACCGGAAAAGACATAGCTCGAGTCACCTTTGACCTGTACAGGATGAGCCCAAAGGACGTGTTTGGCTCCCTGAGTGTGAAGGCCACGTTTCAAGGCCTGTACTCTGTGAGCGCTAACTTTCAGTGTCTGGGGCCCAAGAAAGTCCTCAG agaaGCCCTGCGTGTAGCCTCCACCCTCCTACACGCCGCTGGACACCTGCTTATTGCTTCTGCCTCCATGATCCGCCGCATTATCGAAGGTGCTGAGCTTTGGCAGCCACAGAGGACCGAGTACACAGCCAGCTGGAACTGA
- the tinf2 gene encoding TERF1-interacting nuclear factor 2: MAKVKSKRIEDDTSLPFAALQLLAPPVRLVSAALWKVMKQRDVMQYGVVEEFVTSACETVPGLLTVRHQGKLALGLRGRLILELCFTQLDEKVIMPHLERIRAPAALSASSATTMRRDVKIMRTVEGFHSLVHTLLKDPTEREHFFKEEFPVDYGTKFDLELEKLLWEFLIRVDQLLPVPSLAQTVSWLSDAPPVLEECARAASQPQLLKILLQHETCLGHLENAASLPPNMGDSILASLSLPPSGRIPSNHPTGAKTSAVDQAAGTQTRDNTPFITPVIGLISNEDVPVMIRTLKGGEAASSKDATNEHLHPTENLKFTVVKPRQKAKNGGAEEEERSASERSSGMKRKQPDHGGKESGEDEEVLGTTRTGKKRVNSSLRNGASKFRQDRGDQRTNESKEDEALRNEERNRAALETCMTRLGIKTLHLPDDPSLCPLLVSSLSNQPRVIIEKLSLTPARANMTDGGGTSLYKKQQNQRRKSLGKAPTHKSNQPQNPDLDVPGLDNKENYPVSPSISSSPFQQRSNTEASALPRESEDYVADSEDEATKNFKGRLFMKRYYKTKHGTYVPTLREYWKPGMTRRELTSVGSRRR; the protein is encoded by the exons ATGGCAAAGGTTAAAAGTAAACGAATTGAAGATG ATACCAGCCTTCCTTTTGCTGCACTCCAGCTGCTGGCCCCGCCTGTGCGCCTGGTGTCTGCGGCCCTCTGGAAAGTGATGAAGCAGAGGGATGTGATGCAGTATGGGGTTGTGGAAGAATTCGTGACATCCGCCTGCGAGACTGTCCCGGGGCTGCTCACTGTGAGACACCAGGGCAAGCTGGCACTGGGGCTCAGAGGACGT TTAATCTTGGAGCTCTGCTTTACGCAGCTGGATGAAAAAGTGATTATGCCACACCTGGAAAGGATCCGTGCTCCTGCTGCTCTGTCAGCCTCCTCTGCTACTACTATG AGGAGGGATGTGAAGATCATGAGAACAGTTGAGGGTTTCCATTCTCTGGTTCATACTCTGCTGAAAGACCCAACAGAGAGGGAACACTTCTTCAAG GAGGAGTTTCCCGTGGATTATGGTACAAAGTTTGACCTGGAACTAGAGAAACTGCTCTGGGAGTTTTTGATTCGAGTGGACCAGTTGCTCCCAGTTCCCAGCCTAGCTCAG ACTGTGTCGTGGCTCAGTGATGCCCCCCCTGTCCTGGAGGAGTGTGCGCGGGCAGCCTCCCAACCCCAGCTCCTGAAGATATTGCTTCAACATGAAACGTGTCTAGGTCACCTGGAGAATGCAG catCCCTCCCTCCAAACATGGGAGACTCCATCCTGGCTTCACTTTCTCTGCCACCCTCTGGAAGAATACCTTCAAATCATCCAACAGGAGCCAAAACGTCTGCTGTGGACCAGGCCGCTGGTACACAGACAAGAGACAACACTCCCTTTATTACACCAGTTATTGGACTAATATCAAATGAAGACGTACCAGTTATGATCAGAACACTGAAAGGTGGCGAGGCAGCCAGTTCAAAAGATGCAACAAACGAGCACTTGCACCCAACAGAGAACTTGAAATTCACTGTGGTTAAACCGAggcaaaaagccaaaaatggtggagcagaggaggaggagaggagcgcCTCAGAAAGAAGCAGTGGAATGAAACGCAAGCAACCTGACCATGGAGGAAAAGAATCCGGTGAGGATGAAGAAGTGTTAGGCACTACCAGAACTGGGAAAAAGAGGGTAAACAGCAGTTTGAGAAATGGAGCAAGCAAGTTCAGGCAGGATAGAGGTGACCAGAGGACAAATGAGAGCAAAGAAGACGAAGCTCTAAGAAACGAGGAGCGTAACAGAGCAGCCCTTGAAACCTGTATGACCCGGCTGGGTATCAAAACCCTGCATCTGCCTGATGACCCTTCCCTCTGCCCCCTTTTGGTCTCTTCTCTGAGCAACCAACCCAGAGTTATTATTGAAAAACTGTCTCTGACTCCTGCTAGGGCTAATATGACTGATGGAGGAGGAACATCCTTGTATAAGAAACAGCAGAATCAGAGGAGGAAGTCTCTGGGTAAAGCTCCAACACATAAAAGCAACCAACCTCAAAATCCTGACTTGGATGTTCCTGGCCTGGACAATAAAGA GAATTATCCTGTATCGCCAAGTATAAGCAGCTCTCCCTTTCAGCAACGGAGTAACACAG AGGCGTCGGCCCTTCCGAGAGAAAGTGAAGACTACGTAGCGGATTCTGAGGATGAGGCGACAAAGAACTTCAAAGGCAGG CTGTTTATGAAGCGCTACTACAAGACCAAACACGGCACTTATGTTCCCACTCTGAGGGAGTACTGGAAGCCTGGGATGACACGGCGGGAATTGACGTCTGTTGGCAGCAGGCGCAGATAA
- the LOC116707017 gene encoding adenosine receptor A3 — translation MDVEEIIYTLVEVLIAVGCCLGNILVILTVWTSKSIQQPTFCLVVSLAVADFMVGCVSIPLVVVIDGQIKTSYYGCLFISCVTILLNLVSALSLATIAVDRFLRVCIPLRYKRTVTQRRCWLVVTACWLVAIPPSFAPMLGWCNHETWSKSANSTIVCKFIDVIPMSYLVYFRFFLGYLIPLLVMTVLYGYIFWTIRGKLQEKPGNGAQTRSQIYLKKEKQMARHMFLVLVLFALSWLPLHIMNCIFHFSGPDSISVKTFHVGILFSHANSAVNPLVYAFKIQNIKITYLKLWRRYIACGEEIQGCQIHQSIENNLNRVTNNE, via the exons ATGGATGTGGAAGAAATCATCTACACATTGGTTGAGGTGCTTATTGCTGTTGGCTGCTGTCTTGGTAACATATTGGTTATTTTGACAGTGTGGACCAGTAAAAGCATTCAACAGCCCACCTTCTGCCTTGTTGTCAGTCTGGCTGTGGCTGACTTTATGGTTGGCTGCGTGAGCATACCGCTGGTTGTGGTAATTGACGGACAAATAAAGACTTCTTACTACGGCTGTCTTTTCATCAGCTGTGTGACCATCCTGTTGAACCTAGTCTCAGCTTTGTCTCTTGCAACTATTGCTGTGGACCGCTTCCTCCGGGTGTGTATCCCCCTCAG gTACAAAAGGACTGTGACACAGAGACGTTGTTGGCTTGTTGTAACAGCATGTTGGCTTGTTGCAATACCACCGAGTTTTGCTCCCATGCTTGGATGGTGCAACCATGAAACCTGGTCTAAGTCAGCTAACTCTACTATTGTTTGCAAGTTTATAGATGTGATCCCCATGTCATACCTGGTTTACTTTAGATTCTTTCTTGGCTACCTGATACCTCTGTTGGTGATGACTGTATTGTACGGCTACATTTTCTGGACAATCCGAGGAAAACTTCAAGAAAAACCAGGCAACGGTGCCCAAACCCGGTCTCAGATCTacctaaagaaagaaaaacagatggCTAGACATATGTTTTTGGTCTTGGTTCTGTTTGCCCTGTCCTGGCTCCCACTACACATTATGAACTGCATATTTCACTTTAGTGGGCCAGATTCTATATCAGTAAAAACTTTCCATGTCGGCATCCTGTTTTCTCATGCAAACTCAGCTGTAAACCCACTTGTGTATGcgttcaaaatacaaaatatcaaGATAACCTACCTGAAGCTGTGGAGACGGTATATTGCATGTGGAGAAGAAATTCAAGGATGTCAGATACACCAGTCGATTGAAAACAATCTCAATAGGGTGACCAACAACGAGTGA
- the si:dkey-183c6.9 gene encoding tripartite motif-containing protein 16 — MCSEEDRKPARKTCMKCEISMCVQHLQAHLTTPVLLQTHPLTEPMALCGTTKCPQHGKLLEYFCLDDMTCVCVSCAIEDQHRIHNMKTFSTAHKELMEKLNTEQQALLGKTDDENVSLEKWEKSEREKVGRSSVRLIEAVTNLRDIALTSIQSSVTARMVSIKTSNSSMQAAQKEKDTFRFLQMYSQVHQDVEKAKAVDLRKGLEPGSDRDKLVQEIRQDGEKMVKQAGHFWGSLLTLLDPENHQELNATSSDLIFDPKTLGPGMSLSKDKRKIFYSSWLGQCSATLLIHSAQSVPNFQRWMVRLSQDSNWTIGLCDKQSAMNLKDGPVYGLCYEGDQLSCLTTEYDCSDAPVSSGGIFGQQKKGWVSSVPITHQGKNGDCAVPQPEVVEVLWNFAASSLSFFNRIGQHQREEIITIKMSLNNWDLAPFVQLAKENDQSIPQQWKCPCGIVHYESNKYSMKARFSNSSAQTNCSCGAIIGGIHITEVVCELQ; from the coding sequence ATGTGTTCAGAGGAGGACAGGAAACCGGCACGGAAGACCTGCATGAAATGTGAGATCTCCATGTGCGTCCAGCACCTCCAGGCCCACCTGACCACTCCTGTGTTACTACAGACTCATCCTCTGACTGAGCCTATGGCCTTATGTGGGACCACTAAATGCCCCCAACATGGTAAACTCCTTGAGTACTTCTGCTTGGATGAcatgacctgtgtgtgtgtttcctgtgcCATTGAAGACCAGCACCGCATACACAATATGAAGACGTTCTCCACAGCCCACAAAGAGCTCATGGAGAAGCTGAACACTGAGCAGCAGGCCTTACTAGGGAAAACTGATGATGAAAATGTGAGTCTGGAAAAGTGGGagaagagtgaaagagagaaggTGGGTCGCTCCAGTGTGCGTCTCATTGAGGCTGTGACTAACCTGCGTGACATTGCCCTGACCAGTATCCAGAGTTCAGTTACTGCCCGCATGGTGTCCATCAAAACCAGCAACAGCAGCATGCAAGCAGCACAGAAAGAGAAGGACACCTTCAGATTCCTGCAGATGTATTCTCAGGTGCATCAGGATGTGGAGAAGGCCAAGGCTGTGGATCTGAGAAAAGGGTTGGAGCCTGGCAGTGATCGGGACAAACTGGTTCAGGAGATAAGACAGGATGGTGAAAAAATGGTAAAGCAAGCAGGCCACTTCTGGGGATCACTGTTGACTCTGCTTGACCCAGAGAACCACCAGGAGCTCAATGCTACAAGTTCAGACCTGATCTTTGACCCAAAGACTTTGGGCCCTGGCATGTCACTGTCCAAAGACAAAAGGAAGATTTTCTACAGTAGTTGGCTGGGACAATGCTCCGCTACGCTTCTAATTCATAGTGCCCAGTCAGTTCCTAACTTTCAGAGGTGGATGGTCAGACTTTCCCAAGACTCTAACTGGACCATTGGCTTATGTGACAAACAGTCTGCAATGAACTTGAAGGATGGACCTGTCTATGGTCTGTGCTACGAAGGTGACCAGCTCAGCTGCCTCACAACAGAGTATGACTGTTCTGATGCACCAGTCAGTTCAGGAGGTATTTTTGGGCAGCAGAAGAAAGGCTGGGTTTCCTCAGTACCAATCACACATCAGGGCAAAAATGGAGATTGTGCCGTACCACAACCTGAAGTGGTGGAGGTGTTATGGAATTTTGCTGCTTCCTCATTGTCCTTCTTCAACAGAATCGGACAGCACCAGAGGGAagaaataatcacaattaaGATGAGCCTCAACAACTGGGACCTGGCCCCCTTTGTTCAACTAGCAAAGGAAAATGACCAAAGTATCCCCCAGCAATGGAAGTGCCCCTGTGGGATTGTTCACTACGAATCCAACAAATACTCCATGAAGGCTCGCTTCTCTAACTCTTCTGCTCAAACCAATTGTTCCTGTGGAGCAATTATTGGTGGTATACACATCACAGAGGTGGTTTGTGAGCTTCAGTAA
- the homezb gene encoding homeobox and leucine zipper encoding b, with amino-acid sequence MRQKAEIPRLVQETPNAPGESSSEINIAPMAFNLNQSSAVCLPLVTDGQRLIWVHSSEINLQLDGAAELNKAFDRFPYLTEKMTAALAQRCSLHPDQVRVWFMVQRLHYGISWDYKDIGKVKRKILSSRGRAKEKLQNSMGKEVKEDKGENEICKREVKEPGGKKAGEVREEQSVSEGRMMGENVRDNERLERKVKQVQPMKKVDRKVKEDMGNTQKKRKRTVTDTMGKKRMKQREEGVVERAEEEEIQSDEDEREWQIITPSETTLFTRKKKKSEAKKGLLSVQEWPALKSVVVPDKPLDGSPLLSPPSQTQAFDMPLLTDNQTELLVRGDAVPPSTSNIHLIPVKSDVEGKTQMQTNAAETSIPNDAGPDVGKLKEFMEILNSLVVAEGPSNIAQLLDCHEIDPYRLATRLRSHKKTQTQMAMMKVAFLHCQYPERDEYIRLANAIDIPRYRLTQWFSDMRYYIKKGRPRWMNQEQHSQALDNVWYRQYLNALLKTQSQMAGSECGNKATCEMKLDTSGSVPVLPE; translated from the coding sequence ATGAGGCAAAAAGCTGAAATCCCCAGGCTTGTACAAGAAACACCCAACGCTCCTGGAGAATCTTCATCAGAAATAAACATTGCCCCGATGGCTTTCAATTTGAACCAGAGCAGCGCGGTGTGTCTCCCCCTGGTCACTGACGGTCAGAGGCTCATATGGGTGCACTCAAGCGAGATCAACCTACAGCTGGACGGTGCAGCAGAGCTGAACAAGGCCTTCGACCGCTTTCCATACCTGACAGAGAAAATGACAGCTGCACTGGCACAGCGCTGCTCCCTCCACCCAGACCAGGTGAGGGTTTGGTTCATGGTACAGAGGCTCCATTATGGCATCAGCTGGGACTATAAAGACATAGGCAAGGTTAAGAGGAAGATCCTGTCAAGTCGGGGAAGGGCAAAGGAAAAGCTGCAAAACAGCATGGGGAAGGAGGTAAAAGAGGATAAAGGAGAGAATGAGATATGTAAAAGAGAAGTAAAGGAGCCTGGTGGGAAGAAGGCAGGCGAGGTTAGGGAGGAACAGAGTGTAAGTGAGGGAAGGATGATGGGAGAAAATGTGAGGGATAATGAGCGATTGGAGAGGAAAGTGAAGCAGGTGCAACCAATGAAGAAAGTGgatagaaaagtaaaagaagacatgGGGAACActcagaagaaaaggaaaaggacaGTGACGGACACAATGGGAAAGAAGAGAATGAAGCAACGGGAAGAGGGTGTTGTGGAgagagcagaggaagaagaaataCAAAGTGATGAAGATGAGAGGGAGTGGCAAATAATCACTCCATCCGAGACAACACTTTTcaccagaaagaaaaagaagtcaGAAGCAAAGAAAGGATTACTGTCGGTCCAAGAGTGGCCTGCCCTAAAGAGCGTTGTTGTGCCAGATAAGCCGCTGGATGGAAGTCCTCTGCTCAGTCCTCCTTCTCAAACTCAGGCCTTTGACATGCCTCTTCTCACTGATAACCAGACAGAACTGCTGGTAAGAGGTGACGCTGTTCCCCCGTCCACCTCAAATATTCACTTGATCCCTGTGAAAAGCGACGTTGAGGGTAAAACACAAATGCAGACAAATGCAGCCGAGACATCCATCCCCAATGATGCCGGCCCTGATGTTGGCAAACTGAAGGAGTTCATGGAAATACTCAACAGTCTTGTTGTTGCAGAGGGTCCATCCAACATCGCCCAATTGCTGGATTGTCATGAGATAGACCCATACAGACTTGCCACTCGGCTCCGCAGCCATAAAAAGACGCAAACCCAGATGGCGATGATGAAGGTGGCTTTCTTGCACTGCCAGTATCCAGAAAGGGATGAATATATCCGACTGGCCAACGCAATTGACATCCCCCGCTACAGGTTGACTCAGTGGTTCAGTGACATGCGCTATTACATCAAGAAAGGAAGGCCACGCTGGATGAATCAGGAGCAGCACAGCCAGGCGCTAGACAACGTCTGGTACCGGCAGTACCTGAATGCACTATTAAAGACACAGTCACAAATGGCAGGGAGTGAGTGCGGCAATAAAGCAACCTGTGAGATGAAGCTTGACACGAGTGGAAGCGTGCCGGTGCTCCCAGAGTAG